One genomic window of Candidatus Bathyarchaeota archaeon includes the following:
- a CDS encoding PQQ-binding-like beta-propeller repeat protein, whose amino-acid sequence MSRCVLAREVWKLKVEKGPSEHGVYKLGYLWLAPTFMNEFWKVDPDRGAVVGRFQMPGIVWGAPWVDEDALYGASGGGFVRKFGMDGREVWTVNPGLGDFTAEAVVEAWSRYLAVQFPKGLAVLDKEDGTVVWSVEWSPEGPYSQEPTFDPETGLLWVCRPTAENNLVAFDREGRVVWRFTLPSPATTYACPQIWSRYLVVVCERHVVVVDRFSKKHLWSLDFGRVYYAGKPADALTGGPRTLTPDGKLLVWTIDGLYSCFDLENGVLLWRLDMGTLGYATRDSTTYWGYRGAVASGGLAVFLGCNNLPMDSDNPYGYDRNRLFILDYESGRLVYVSEPRYRLACCCKPILFRGRVVIGTWYKDSEDNEFPSYYYCWEIEDSSGRWGVDDRVYEWMGGWHHGGYSV is encoded by the coding sequence ATGAGTAGATGCGTCTTAGCTAGGGAGGTTTGGAAGCTTAAGGTTGAAAAGGGGCCGTCGGAGCATGGAGTTTACAAGCTCGGCTATCTCTGGCTTGCGCCTACTTTCATGAACGAGTTTTGGAAGGTAGACCCTGATAGAGGTGCGGTCGTCGGTAGGTTCCAGATGCCAGGTATAGTCTGGGGCGCCCCGTGGGTAGACGAAGATGCTTTATACGGTGCCTCTGGAGGGGGATTCGTCAGAAAATTCGGCATGGATGGTAGGGAGGTCTGGACCGTTAACCCCGGATTGGGTGATTTCACGGCTGAGGCCGTGGTCGAGGCATGGAGCCGGTATCTCGCAGTCCAGTTTCCCAAGGGTTTAGCTGTTTTAGATAAGGAGGATGGAACGGTCGTCTGGAGCGTGGAATGGAGTCCTGAAGGACCTTATAGCCAGGAGCCTACTTTCGACCCTGAAACCGGTCTCTTATGGGTCTGTAGGCCGACGGCTGAGAATAACCTGGTTGCTTTCGACAGAGAGGGGAGAGTCGTCTGGCGGTTCACCCTACCGAGTCCGGCGACGACGTATGCGTGCCCCCAGATATGGAGCCGCTACCTCGTGGTCGTCTGCGAGAGACATGTAGTAGTCGTCGACAGGTTTTCCAAGAAACATCTTTGGAGCCTAGACTTCGGTAGAGTGTACTACGCGGGTAAACCCGCCGACGCTTTAACCGGAGGACCTAGGACGCTGACACCTGATGGAAAGCTCCTGGTCTGGACGATAGATGGATTATACAGCTGCTTCGACTTGGAGAACGGCGTCCTCCTTTGGAGGCTCGACATGGGAACCCTTGGATATGCCACCAGAGATAGCACGACTTATTGGGGTTATAGAGGAGCCGTGGCTTCAGGGGGTTTAGCCGTCTTCTTGGGCTGCAACAACCTTCCGATGGACTCAGATAACCCATATGGATACGATAGGAATAGACTCTTCATACTAGACTACGAAAGCGGTAGACTTGTCTACGTCAGCGAGCCGAGGTACAGATTAGCTTGCTGTTGTAAACCCATACTATTTAGGGGACGAGTAGTGATAGGTACATGGTATAAGGATAGCGAGGATAACGAATTTCCATCCTACTACTACTGTTGGGAGATAGAGGATTCTTCTGGTAGATGGGGCGTCGACGATAGGGTATACGAGTGGATGGGTGGCTGGCACCACGGGGGATACTCCGTATAA
- a CDS encoding sugar phosphate isomerase/epimerase has translation MIKLALFTVTYCGLWYKGPALSLEDQIVKARELGFDGLAVETKRPVALPCDLDRKRRVKIRELAESYQVKLCAVETMSNFVSPIIEERENNLCMVKEAIELAKDLEAPIVKVFAAWAGTSRYDGLGTYEFSYRLFDYKRNFVTMDKMWRWAVEGIRDAARWAEEYGIVVALQNHPPVVSYGYEDALQMVKEVAMDNVKLCLDVPLFTDQSDEYIHEAVEACKEVGIVHSHYGSHAFGLDEDGVITIKKGRYRWMKAERVNYPAFIRELKRIGYDGFIASEECAPVLENHIPQGIDVVDRRVKAALRYMKTLIETGAEPEIRLV, from the coding sequence GTGATTAAACTCGCTCTCTTTACCGTAACCTACTGTGGGTTATGGTATAAAGGCCCGGCCTTATCCCTTGAGGACCAGATAGTTAAGGCGAGGGAGCTGGGGTTCGACGGGTTAGCCGTCGAGACTAAGAGGCCTGTGGCGCTTCCATGCGACCTAGACCGGAAGAGAAGGGTCAAGATAAGGGAGCTTGCGGAGTCGTACCAGGTTAAGCTGTGCGCCGTGGAGACTATGTCGAACTTCGTCAGTCCGATAATAGAGGAGAGGGAGAACAACCTCTGCATGGTCAAGGAAGCGATCGAGCTTGCCAAGGACCTCGAAGCACCTATAGTTAAGGTCTTCGCGGCTTGGGCTGGTACGAGTAGGTACGATGGTTTAGGAACCTATGAGTTCAGCTATAGGCTTTTCGACTATAAGAGAAACTTCGTGACGATGGATAAGATGTGGAGGTGGGCTGTCGAGGGTATAAGAGACGCAGCTAGGTGGGCTGAGGAGTATGGCATCGTCGTGGCTCTTCAGAACCATCCGCCGGTGGTCAGCTACGGCTACGAAGATGCTTTACAGATGGTTAAAGAGGTCGCTATGGATAATGTGAAACTATGCCTAGACGTACCGCTTTTCACAGACCAGAGCGATGAGTACATACACGAGGCCGTGGAGGCCTGTAAAGAGGTGGGTATCGTACACTCGCACTATGGCTCTCACGCCTTCGGCTTAGACGAGGATGGGGTGATCACGATCAAGAAGGGGAGGTACCGGTGGATGAAAGCCGAACGAGTCAACTACCCGGCGTTCATAAGGGAGCTTAAGAGAATAGGATACGACGGGTTTATCGCCTCGGAGGAGTGTGCACCGGTGCTTGAAAACCACATCCCTCAGGGCATCGACGTCGTAGATAGACGGGTTAAAGCCGCGTTAAGATACATGAAAACGCTCATAGAAACCGGAGCCGAACCGGAGATAAGACTTGTTTAA
- a CDS encoding phosphotransferase, giving the protein MKTPLAERLQEYLNLKGLEGLAPPGGVKLRELRLNEKQGLSNKTFLLKVELEDGSVRDLILRMYVGDGKKASKEFRVLKFLHRKGLPVPMVYLIEDDGKVLGKPFIVMEKITPSPAESSSDLVDAAAKSLAEIHGIDRYELEGVLEVKEDYPSRDLKGIKAISVISALSTLKSPLSFIRYLKYAGELERTPVEARLKLIHGDYGFDNIIYSGGRAYVIDWEDVDVAEPTYDVAYAYNFLDFEDRVSGRSEDRLSDEFLEAYERYGGTLRDFQYYRRLAALKLLVIFDAVMSPGLIALIAREFRKIMKNREFKLFIGRFKEYLMQVLKKTS; this is encoded by the coding sequence GTGAAGACACCGCTCGCCGAGAGGCTTCAGGAATACCTGAACCTTAAGGGGCTTGAAGGATTAGCCCCTCCTGGGGGTGTAAAGCTCAGAGAGCTGAGACTTAACGAGAAACAGGGTTTAAGTAACAAAACGTTTCTCCTCAAAGTCGAGCTTGAGGACGGCTCGGTTAGAGACCTGATACTCCGGATGTACGTGGGCGACGGGAAAAAGGCGTCGAAGGAGTTTCGCGTTTTAAAGTTTCTACACCGAAAGGGCTTACCGGTGCCAATGGTCTACCTTATCGAGGATGACGGTAAAGTCCTGGGTAAGCCGTTCATAGTGATGGAGAAGATAACACCATCTCCAGCAGAGAGTTCAAGCGACCTTGTAGATGCAGCCGCTAAATCGCTGGCTGAAATCCATGGGATAGACCGTTACGAGCTCGAAGGAGTCCTCGAAGTTAAGGAAGACTACCCCTCCAGAGATCTGAAAGGTATCAAAGCTATATCGGTCATCTCAGCCCTATCGACCCTGAAGTCTCCTCTGAGCTTCATAAGATATTTGAAATACGCGGGTGAGCTCGAGAGAACCCCTGTGGAGGCTAGGCTTAAGCTCATCCACGGAGATTACGGGTTCGATAACATCATCTACAGCGGCGGTAGAGCTTACGTCATAGATTGGGAGGATGTGGACGTGGCCGAGCCGACCTACGATGTCGCATACGCCTATAATTTTCTGGATTTCGAGGACAGAGTGTCGGGTAGGTCTGAAGACCGGCTTTCAGACGAGTTCCTCGAAGCCTATGAACGCTACGGGGGAACCCTAAGGGACTTCCAGTACTACCGTAGACTAGCCGCCCTCAAGCTCCTGGTGATATTCGACGCCGTGATGTCTCCAGGGCTGATAGCCCTAATAGCCAGGGAGTTCAGGAAAATCATGAAAAACCGGGAGTTCAAACTCTTCATAGGGCGGTTTAAAGAGTATCTCATGCAGGTCTTGAAGAAAACCTCGTGA